One Ricinus communis isolate WT05 ecotype wild-type chromosome 7, ASM1957865v1, whole genome shotgun sequence genomic region harbors:
- the LOC8270256 gene encoding L-type lectin-domain containing receptor kinase IX.1: MYMFAPSNCTFSLAMAILFYHFLITMPMLFFFLSLVPCAHSIHFIKNRFDSDATDIVYHGDAVPSVGVAELINKLTYTCRVGSATYHQKVPIWDSSSGQLSDFSTHFSFIIDTRGLKQYGHGLAFFLAPVGFQIPLNSASGFLGLFNTSTVDSSQNQIVMVEFDSYPNEEWDPLVEHVGINNNSLASANYTHWNASYHSGDTANVWITYNSSTKNLSLLWTYQNTSNPLEKTSLSYVIDLMKVLPEWVTVGFSAATGANGERHQLLSWEFNSTLDVKETKGNTSQRTGITVGIAVSVCVVGIGVILGILFFWRRKKMMKRKGEEKMNLTSINKDLERGAGPRRFSYEDLVAATNNFSNERMLGKGGFGAVYKGYLIDMDMAIAVKKISRGSRQGKKEYIAEVKTIGQLRHRNLVQLLGWCHDKGEFLLVYEFMPNGSLDSHLFGKKSSLTWAVRHKISLGLASALLYLHEEWEQCVVHRDVKSSNVMLDSNCSAKLGDFGLARLMDHELGPQTTGLAGTLGYLAPEYISTRRASKESDVYSFGVVALEIVSGRRAIDHINDKNEMSLVEWIWELYGQGKLHLAVDRAIHMEFDEKEAECLMIVGLWCAHPDRNIRPSMSQAIQVLKFETALPNLPAKMPVPMYHVPLPSASSSEPSITNSSLDVGR; encoded by the coding sequence ATGTATATGTTTGCCCCTTCTAATTGTACCTTCTCTCTTGCCATGGCCATCCTGTTCTATCACTTCCTCATCACCATGCCAATGCTGTTCTTCTTCCTTTCACTTGTCCCCTGTGCCCATTCCATTCATTTCATAAAGAATCGCTTTGATTCTGATGCAACCGACATAGTTTATCATGGCGATGCTGTGCCTTCGGTTGGTGTTGCTGAGCTCATTAACAAATTAACTTACACTTGCCGTGTTGGTTCGGCAACTTATCATCAAAAGGTCCCAATTTGGGACTCAAGTTCAGGGCAGCTTTCTGATTTTTCGACACATTTCTCCTTCATCATCGATACTCGAGGTCTTAAGCAGTACGGCCACGGTCTTGCTTTCTTTCTTGCTCCTGTTGGGTTTCAAATCCCACTAAACTCTGCGAGTGGATTTCTTGGCCTGTTTAACACCTCAACTGTTGATTCTTCTCAAAATCAAATAGTTATGGTGGAATTTGATTCATATCCAAACGAAGAATGGGATCCTTTAGTTGAGCATGTTGGGATCAACAATAATTCTCTTGCTTCAGCTAATTATACTCATTGGAATGCTAGCTATCACAGTGGAGACACTGCTAATGTATGGATTACATACAATTCTAGTACTAAGAATTTGAGTTTGTTATGGACTTACCAGAACACCTCAAATCCTCTAGAGAAGACTAGTCTGTCTTATGTCATTGATCTGATGAAAGTCTTGCCCGAATGGGTTACTGTTGGGTTTTCAGCTGCTACAGGTGCAAATGGTGAAAGACATCAACTTCTATCTTGGGAATTCAACTCTACTTTGGATGTCAAGGAGACAAAGGGAAACACTTCACAGAGGACAGGAATTACAGTTGGTATCGCAGTTTCAGTTTGTGTTGTAGGAATTGGAGTCATATTaggaattttgtttttttggaGGAGGAAAAAgatgatgaaaagaaaaggagaggaGAAAATGAACTTGACGTCAATCAATAAGGATCTTGAAAGAGGAGCAGGACCAAGAAGGTTTTCTTATGAAGATCTTGTTGCAGCAACTAACAATTTCTCAAATGAAAGAATGCTGGGCAAAGGAGGATTTGGTGCTGTTTACAAAGGGTATTTAATTGATATGGATATGGCAATTGCGGTAAAGAAAATTTCAAGAGGTTCTAGACAAGGTAAAAAGGAGTACATTGCTGAGGTGAAAACCATTGGCCAATTGAGACATAGAAATCTGGTACAACTCTTGGGCTGGTGTCATGACAAGGGTGAGTTTCTACTAGTATATGAGTTCATGCCAAATGGTAGTCTTGATTCTCATCTCTTTGGCAAGAAAAGTTCTCTTACTTGGGCAGTTAGGCACAAGATTTCTCTGGGATTGGCCTCTGCATTGCTTTATCTTCATGAAGAATGGGAACAATGTGTGGTGCACCGTGATGTGAAATCAAGCAATGTAATGTTGGATTCAAATTGTAGTGCCAAGCTTGGTGACTTTGGGTTAGCGAGGCTGATGGACCATGAGCTTGGTCCTCAGACAACAGGTTTGGCAGGAACACTAGGCTACTTGGCTCCAGAATATATAAGCACAAGAAGGGCTAGTAAAGAATCTGATGTATACAGCTTTGGAGTAGTTGCCTTAGAAATTGTCAGTGGAAGAAGAGCAATTGATCACATTAACGATAAAAACGAAATGAGTTTAGTAGAGTGGATATGGGAACTTTATGGTCAAGGGAAGCTTCATTTGGCGGTTGACAGGGCAATTCATATGGAGTTTGATGAGAAAGAAGCAGAGTGTTTAATGATTGTCGGGTTATGGTGCGCACATCCTGATCGCAATATAAGGCCATCAATGAGCCAAGCAATTCAAGTCTTAAAGTTTGAGACTGCACTTCCAAATCTGCCGGCTAAGATGCCTGTTCCTATGTATCATGTGCCACTACCATCTGCTAGTTCCAGTGAACCTTCCATAACTAATTCCAGTCTTGATGTCGGCCGCTGA